The following proteins are co-located in the Shouchella hunanensis genome:
- the yabP gene encoding sporulation protein YabP encodes MDQTNYEFGAPMGRERKNNDHDITIKGRKQLDITGVKQVDSFDNEEFLLETVMGYLSIKGQNLHMKNLNVEQGNVSIEGKIYDLIYVDQNQQGKSKGLFGKLFK; translated from the coding sequence ATGGATCAAACAAACTACGAGTTTGGAGCACCAATGGGAAGGGAAAGAAAAAACAATGACCACGATATTACGATTAAAGGTCGCAAACAATTAGATATTACAGGTGTGAAGCAAGTAGATAGTTTTGATAATGAAGAGTTTTTATTGGAAACGGTCATGGGGTACTTATCAATTAAAGGTCAAAATTTGCATATGAAAAATTTGAATGTCGAGCAAGGGAATGTGTCAATAGAAGGAAAGATTTACGACCTTATTTATGTAGACCAGAATCAGCAAGGGAAATCAAAAGGATTATTTGGAAAGCTATTTAAATAA
- the yabQ gene encoding spore cortex biosynthesis protein YabQ, with amino-acid sequence MTLTVQFLSMLSMAAMGVWLGAALDTYHRFIGKKHSFDIQTAVADFCFWTVQALLVFYILYQVNFGEVRIFVFIALMLGFAAYQAMFKHVYNKILTGIIFFFKKLFAFLVYVIKTLLFNPVKWLLHICRRFAMMIVLTLWSLIFYLLWKPLYFVLSLLGVVKVAKKGQPIFGKIKGFCDRLMKKK; translated from the coding sequence ATGACACTAACTGTGCAGTTTCTATCAATGTTATCAATGGCCGCGATGGGCGTATGGCTCGGAGCGGCTTTAGATACCTATCATCGGTTTATTGGTAAGAAACATTCCTTCGACATTCAAACAGCAGTAGCAGATTTTTGTTTTTGGACGGTACAGGCTCTACTCGTTTTCTATATCCTTTATCAGGTTAATTTTGGAGAAGTTCGCATTTTTGTATTCATTGCTTTGATGCTAGGGTTTGCTGCATATCAAGCAATGTTTAAACATGTATACAACAAAATTCTTACCGGGATCATCTTTTTCTTCAAAAAACTTTTCGCTTTCTTAGTGTATGTTATAAAGACGCTATTGTTTAATCCTGTAAAATGGTTATTGCACATTTGTAGGCGTTTCGCTATGATGATAGTACTTACATTGTGGAGTCTTATCTTCTATTTGTTATGGAAACCACTTTATTTTGTCCTGTCTCTTCTAGGCGTTGTCAAAGTTGCCAAGAAAGGACAGCCTATCTTTGGAAAAATAAAGGGTTTCTGCGACCGTTTAATGAAGAAGAAGTAG
- a CDS encoding septum formation initiator family protein, with translation MASKRATIREIDTKYMEQRQQELDRQSKRRKGLYRRLTFMGVVFGVLMIVCGITLFKQSAQISEKKAEVESLQTEQATLLEERDFLKQEIENYQDVEYIMEIARRDYFLTLPGEQRINVTKQNSD, from the coding sequence GTGGCGTCTAAACGAGCAACAATCAGAGAAATTGATACAAAGTATATGGAACAACGGCAGCAGGAGTTAGATCGACAATCAAAGCGACGTAAAGGGTTATACAGACGCTTAACATTTATGGGCGTCGTGTTTGGGGTTCTAATGATTGTATGCGGTATTACCTTGTTTAAACAATCGGCTCAAATTAGCGAGAAAAAGGCAGAGGTTGAGAGTTTGCAAACCGAGCAAGCAACGTTATTGGAAGAACGAGATTTCTTAAAGCAAGAGATTGAAAACTATCAAGACGTAGAGTATATTATGGAAATTGCAAGAAGAGATTATTTCCTTACATTGCCTGGTGAGCAAAGAATTAACGTAACGAAGCAAAACAGCGATTGA
- a CDS encoding S1 domain-containing RNA-binding protein produces the protein MSIEAGSKLQGKVTGITHFGAFVELPEGKTGLVHISEVADHYVKDINELLKVGDEVTVKVVNVENDGKIGLSIRKAIDKPVEEKRPPRPSRPSHSDSPRPNRQSGGFRGGSKPRVTPSFEDKMSRFLKDSEERLTTIKRQTESKRGGRGAKRG, from the coding sequence ATGTCCATAGAAGCAGGCAGCAAGCTGCAAGGCAAGGTTACTGGTATTACACACTTTGGTGCATTCGTTGAATTACCAGAAGGAAAAACAGGACTTGTGCACATTAGTGAGGTTGCGGATCACTATGTTAAAGATATTAATGAACTATTAAAAGTCGGCGATGAGGTTACCGTTAAAGTCGTCAATGTAGAAAATGATGGCAAAATCGGACTCTCTATCCGCAAGGCTATTGACAAACCAGTAGAAGAAAAGAGACCGCCTCGTCCGTCTCGCCCTTCTCATTCTGATTCACCGCGTCCGAATCGTCAGTCAGGTGGTTTCCGAGGTGGAAGTAAACCGCGTGTCACACCATCTTTTGAAGATAAGATGAGCCGTTTCTTAAAAGATAGTGAGGAACGCCTAACAACGATTAAACGTCAAACAGAATCAAAACGTGGCGGCAGAGGTGCGAAACGAGGTTAG
- the spoIIE gene encoding stage II sporulation protein E, which yields MVKTEKSNGTLLATGAFERINHVQARLQVSGQALKNMSKTLFFEWGLLIALVGFLLGRAMILAELTPFILPFLASVFLLRRNHALIASIALLAGTVFSYHGEIFFALIGMAIFLLLYRGAKTFLDQPGKALPYLVFGASILTRLGLVFVTTGTISQYALMMATVEAGLSFILTMIFVQSIPLITGKRGGQALRNEEIICLIILLASVMTGTIGWALNDVVMQHSLARYLVLIFAFVGGAAIGSTVGVVTGLILSLASVASLYQMSLLAFAGLLGGLLKEGNRIGVAFGLLVGTLLIGLYGDGGGSIFATVAETGIAIALFLLTPRSWLRSIAKYIPGTVEHAQEQQQYLRKVRDATAGRVERFSSLFQTLSNSFKVQQKSDEEQHSNDVDVLLSHVTEKTCQTCMMKEKCWVQNFNQTYDSMAKMVEHIEVNGTMNDPKLQRQWRSHCRKPDQVIAAIHMETNQYRANKELKRQVQESQRLVADQLLGVSRVMGDFAKEIQKEKQPHLIQEEYMVDALRGAGIDVGHIDIYSIESGRIEIEMSVQCDHDNGEAEKIIAPMLSDLVKETIILKREEPRFYANGYSHLSFGSAQAFVMESGVAKVAKGGEWLSGDNYSMIELNSDKYAIAISDGMGNGEKAYLESSETLALLQKVLQSGIEETVAIKSVNSILSLRNTEEMFSTLDLAMIDMNDAHAKFLKIGSTPSFIKRGNRVSKVEAGNLPMGIIPEFEVEVVQEQLRDGDLLIMCSDGVLEAKRSVENREQWMKRIISEIATDDPQEVADIILERVIRSEDGNIIEDDMTIVVTQIKLHKPKWTSIPIHPKVQKQKKGRAFFKQATGT from the coding sequence ATCGTGAAAACAGAGAAGTCAAACGGAACGCTTTTAGCTACAGGTGCTTTTGAAAGAATAAATCATGTACAAGCCCGGTTACAAGTAAGTGGACAAGCTTTGAAAAACATGAGCAAAACACTTTTCTTTGAATGGGGTTTATTAATCGCTCTTGTTGGTTTTCTTCTAGGAAGAGCGATGATCTTAGCTGAGCTTACACCGTTTATCTTGCCATTTTTGGCTTCGGTCTTTTTACTGCGACGAAATCATGCTCTGATAGCTAGTATAGCGTTACTAGCGGGTACAGTATTTAGTTATCATGGAGAAATCTTCTTTGCTTTAATAGGAATGGCAATCTTTCTTTTATTATATAGAGGTGCCAAAACATTTTTGGATCAACCAGGAAAAGCCCTACCTTACTTAGTCTTTGGGGCGAGTATACTGACTCGACTTGGTTTAGTATTTGTCACAACTGGAACGATTAGTCAGTATGCCTTAATGATGGCAACCGTTGAGGCAGGCTTAAGCTTTATTTTGACAATGATCTTCGTACAGAGCATTCCGCTTATTACGGGAAAACGGGGCGGACAAGCTTTGCGAAACGAGGAGATTATCTGTCTTATTATTTTGCTTGCTTCCGTCATGACGGGGACGATAGGGTGGGCATTAAATGATGTTGTCATGCAGCATAGTCTTGCTCGCTACTTAGTGCTAATCTTCGCATTTGTAGGCGGTGCGGCGATTGGGTCTACCGTAGGTGTTGTAACGGGATTAATTTTGAGTTTGGCTAGTGTGGCGAGCTTGTATCAAATGAGTTTGCTTGCATTTGCTGGTTTATTAGGTGGTTTACTAAAAGAAGGAAACCGTATCGGTGTTGCCTTTGGGCTACTAGTTGGTACCTTATTAATAGGACTGTATGGGGATGGAGGCGGCAGTATTTTCGCTACTGTAGCCGAAACAGGTATTGCCATTGCGCTATTTCTACTGACCCCAAGAAGTTGGCTTCGATCAATAGCAAAGTATATACCTGGTACTGTTGAACACGCTCAAGAACAACAGCAGTACTTACGAAAAGTTCGAGATGCAACAGCAGGACGAGTCGAGCGCTTCTCTTCGCTTTTCCAAACGCTATCGAACAGCTTTAAAGTCCAGCAAAAAAGTGATGAAGAACAACATTCAAACGATGTGGATGTGTTGCTTAGTCACGTCACGGAAAAAACATGCCAAACGTGTATGATGAAGGAAAAATGTTGGGTTCAAAATTTTAATCAAACGTACGATTCAATGGCGAAGATGGTTGAACATATTGAAGTGAATGGGACAATGAATGATCCGAAATTGCAACGTCAGTGGAGAAGCCATTGTCGCAAGCCTGATCAAGTTATTGCAGCGATTCATATGGAGACAAATCAATATCGAGCTAATAAAGAATTAAAACGGCAAGTTCAGGAAAGCCAGCGCTTAGTAGCAGATCAATTATTAGGGGTATCTAGAGTGATGGGGGATTTCGCTAAAGAAATTCAAAAAGAAAAGCAGCCTCATTTAATTCAAGAAGAATATATGGTCGATGCATTGCGTGGTGCGGGAATTGATGTTGGTCATATCGACATTTATAGTATTGAAAGTGGGCGAATTGAAATTGAAATGAGCGTTCAATGTGATCATGATAATGGCGAGGCTGAAAAAATTATTGCACCGATGCTGTCAGACTTAGTAAAGGAGACCATCATATTAAAACGGGAGGAACCGCGTTTTTACGCAAATGGCTACAGTCATCTATCATTTGGTTCCGCTCAAGCATTTGTTATGGAATCAGGTGTAGCAAAAGTTGCAAAAGGAGGCGAATGGTTATCCGGGGACAATTATTCGATGATTGAGCTCAATAGCGATAAATATGCCATTGCTATTAGTGATGGGATGGGGAATGGTGAGAAAGCGTACTTAGAGAGTAGTGAAACGTTGGCACTTTTGCAAAAGGTACTTCAATCGGGTATAGAAGAAACCGTAGCGATTAAGTCAGTGAACTCCATTTTGTCTCTGCGCAATACAGAGGAAATGTTCTCGACATTAGATCTGGCGATGATTGATATGAACGATGCACACGCTAAATTTCTGAAAATTGGATCGACACCGAGTTTCATAAAGCGTGGAAACCGAGTATCAAAAGTGGAAGCTGGTAACTTACCGATGGGGATTATTCCCGAATTTGAAGTGGAAGTCGTGCAAGAGCAACTGCGAGATGGCGATTTACTTATTATGTGTAGCGATGGTGTGCTAGAAGCGAAGCGGTCTGTTGAGAACCGAGAACAGTGGATGAAGCGAATTATTTCTGAGATCGCAACAGACGATCCGCAAGAAGTTGCCGATATTATTTTGGAGCGGGTTATTCGCTCAGAGGATGGAAACATTATAGAAGATGACATGACGATTGTCGTCACACAAATAAAGCTACACAAGCCGAAGTGGACTTCCATTCCTATTCATCCTAAAGTTCAGAAGCAAAAGAAAGGCAGAGCGTTCTTTAAGCAAGCAACTGGAACGTAA
- a CDS encoding vWA domain-containing protein — translation MKGTLKQILLITDGYSNDGEDPIAIARLAQEFGIAVNVIGIMGDQKENAHGLNEVEAIADAGGGVSEIVYARQLSQTVQVVTQKAMTQTLHGVINQELKQILGKGEEMDSLPPEKRGEVMEVVDEISETAHLEVCILIDTSASMANKLTKVQEALEDLSIGLHSRTGDTSFAVYTFPGRKYPIEKVMDFSPTLNRLTKLLSKLSSGGMTPTGPALKAALSVMKESGSRRRVIGHEDDQLFG, via the coding sequence ATGAAAGGGACTTTAAAGCAAATCTTACTGATAACAGATGGCTATTCAAATGATGGAGAAGATCCAATCGCGATTGCTCGACTAGCACAGGAGTTCGGAATCGCCGTCAACGTCATCGGTATTATGGGTGATCAAAAAGAAAATGCGCATGGATTAAACGAAGTAGAAGCGATTGCTGATGCTGGTGGCGGTGTAAGTGAGATTGTATATGCAAGACAATTATCGCAAACGGTTCAAGTGGTGACGCAGAAAGCGATGACGCAAACTTTACATGGCGTTATTAACCAAGAGTTAAAGCAAATCTTAGGTAAAGGAGAAGAAATGGATTCACTTCCCCCTGAAAAAAGAGGCGAGGTAATGGAGGTCGTAGACGAAATTAGTGAAACGGCTCATTTAGAAGTCTGTATTCTCATTGATACGAGTGCTAGTATGGCGAATAAACTTACTAAAGTTCAAGAAGCATTGGAAGATCTTTCAATTGGTTTACACTCTAGAACCGGGGATACGTCTTTCGCTGTTTATACATTTCCTGGACGAAAATATCCAATCGAAAAAGTAATGGATTTTTCGCCGACGTTAAACCGTTTAACGAAATTGCTAAGCAAGTTATCTTCAGGTGGGATGACGCCGACTGGTCCGGCATTAAAAGCGGCTCTTTCCGTTATGAAAGAAAGCGGCTCAAGAAGGAGAGTCATTGGACATGAAGACGACCAACTCTTCGGCTAA
- a CDS encoding protein kinase domain-containing protein has protein sequence MKTTNSSAKQKLLTPGTVVTGKWNRQHYSIVRKLGEGITGAVYLAHSTERKVAIKFGNDQMSIAQEVNVLKELSKVQDTCLGPYLYEVDDYVEAGSKSIVPFYVMEYIQGVDFLRFMEGKGSEWLSVVVLQLLDQLQGLHDRGWIFGDIKPENIIVTKNATSVRLLDVGGTTKKDRAIKEYTELYDRGYWLGESRKAEVSYDLFSVAILMIHCAYPQQLRKQPGKPLAQLKKMIESSEQLKPFKKSMIGALHGHYIQAGDMKQDLLRTQYQTEPSSTLDRHSNTRMSRAKKQKKRHGYTELFLLMTFVGLLITLYLVLQML, from the coding sequence ATGAAGACGACCAACTCTTCGGCTAAGCAAAAGCTGCTTACTCCTGGAACTGTTGTTACTGGAAAATGGAACCGACAGCATTATTCGATTGTGCGCAAGTTAGGTGAAGGGATAACAGGGGCAGTTTATCTTGCTCACTCAACCGAGCGGAAAGTGGCAATAAAGTTTGGCAATGATCAAATGTCCATTGCTCAAGAAGTCAATGTACTCAAAGAATTAAGTAAGGTTCAAGATACTTGTCTTGGGCCTTATTTATATGAAGTAGACGATTATGTAGAAGCAGGAAGCAAGTCAATCGTCCCTTTTTATGTGATGGAATATATTCAAGGGGTCGATTTTTTACGCTTTATGGAAGGGAAGGGCAGTGAATGGCTCTCTGTTGTTGTTTTACAGCTGCTTGATCAACTTCAAGGTCTACATGATCGCGGTTGGATATTTGGTGATATAAAACCAGAAAATATTATCGTCACAAAAAATGCGACAAGCGTTCGTTTGTTAGATGTAGGTGGTACAACAAAAAAAGATCGGGCCATTAAAGAGTACACAGAATTATATGATCGAGGGTACTGGCTCGGTGAAAGCCGGAAGGCAGAAGTAAGTTATGATCTTTTTTCTGTTGCCATTTTAATGATTCACTGTGCTTATCCCCAACAATTAAGAAAACAGCCTGGGAAGCCGCTTGCACAGTTAAAGAAAATGATTGAATCGTCGGAGCAATTAAAGCCGTTTAAGAAAAGTATGATTGGGGCACTTCATGGACACTATATACAAGCAGGTGATATGAAACAGGATTTATTGCGAACTCAATACCAAACGGAACCCTCATCTACACTTGATCGTCACTCTAATACAAGAATGTCACGAGCCAAAAAGCAGAAAAAAAGGCATGGGTATACAGAGTTATTTCTACTCATGACTTTTGTTGGTCTATTAATTACACTATACTTAGTGTTACAGATGTTGTAG
- the tilS gene encoding tRNA lysidine(34) synthetase TilS produces MEQEVQRFMTDNQLVEKGNTVLVAVSGGADSMALLSLLADMRAEWSLTIYVVHVNHQLRGEESEKDCMFVQNWCRKRGVHFQDYRVDVNAQKQTEKVGTQAAAHTLRYQAFSTEMNRVSADVLATAHHGDDSTESVLMKLNRGTTPYLRLGIAAKRDFEQGSLIRPLLCVTKEAILKYCNEKEILYRDDSSNESEGYTRNRFRKYVVPELKKENPLNHIHIRRFEEWQHDDNKVLMELAEDQLAKIVMVKEKDTVIIDKDRYLKLAIPLQRRVIHLILNCLYNKGIVRDFSSYIEQIELFLQSHSNFASIDLRNGLKVYRENNCYRFTQEVYVESDNYCLELNVPGMISTPLGMVGTELLPTIGEETVECMYIPVSSFSSPLFIRNRRPGDRFNPKGLNGSKKVNRVFIDRKIDLPRRHDWPLLVDSAGNILWILLLHKAELPKQQAFDHYVRIAFVGNT; encoded by the coding sequence GTGGAGCAAGAAGTGCAGCGTTTTATGACAGACAATCAATTGGTGGAAAAAGGGAATACGGTACTTGTAGCTGTCTCCGGCGGTGCCGATTCAATGGCTCTATTATCGTTGCTTGCTGACATGAGAGCGGAATGGTCGCTGACGATTTATGTTGTCCATGTAAATCATCAGTTGCGTGGAGAAGAGTCGGAGAAAGATTGCATGTTTGTGCAGAATTGGTGTCGAAAAAGGGGCGTTCATTTTCAAGATTACCGCGTCGATGTGAATGCACAAAAACAGACAGAAAAAGTGGGTACACAAGCTGCAGCTCATACGTTACGCTATCAGGCGTTTTCGACAGAAATGAATCGTGTGAGCGCCGATGTTTTAGCAACAGCCCATCATGGAGATGATAGTACGGAATCTGTTCTAATGAAGTTAAACCGAGGCACAACTCCTTATCTAAGATTAGGAATCGCCGCTAAAAGAGACTTTGAACAAGGGAGCCTCATTAGACCACTTCTTTGTGTAACAAAAGAAGCTATTCTTAAGTATTGTAACGAGAAAGAAATTCTCTATCGAGACGATTCAAGCAATGAGTCTGAAGGCTATACAAGAAACCGATTCCGGAAATACGTTGTCCCTGAATTAAAAAAGGAAAATCCGTTAAATCACATACATATTAGACGTTTTGAAGAGTGGCAACATGACGATAATAAAGTACTAATGGAGCTTGCAGAGGATCAATTAGCCAAAATAGTCATGGTAAAAGAGAAGGATACAGTCATAATTGATAAAGATCGCTATCTTAAACTAGCGATTCCTTTACAAAGAAGGGTGATTCATCTAATATTAAATTGTCTGTATAACAAAGGGATAGTCCGTGACTTCTCTTCATACATAGAGCAAATTGAGCTTTTCCTGCAAAGCCATTCGAACTTCGCATCAATTGACTTACGCAATGGATTAAAAGTTTACCGAGAAAACAATTGCTACAGGTTTACGCAAGAGGTTTATGTGGAATCAGATAATTACTGTTTAGAACTAAATGTGCCAGGGATGATCTCGACGCCGTTAGGAATGGTTGGTACGGAACTTCTTCCAACTATTGGTGAAGAGACAGTTGAATGTATGTATATCCCAGTATCGAGTTTTTCGTCTCCTTTATTTATAAGGAATCGACGACCGGGGGACCGTTTCAATCCAAAAGGTTTGAACGGTTCAAAGAAAGTAAATCGTGTTTTCATTGACCGAAAAATTGATTTACCCCGTAGGCATGACTGGCCATTACTGGTTGATTCGGCAGGTAACATACTGTGGATTCTTTTACTACATAAGGCTGAATTGCCTAAACAACAAGCATTTGACCACTATGTACGAATCGCGTTTGTAGGGAACACTTAA
- the hpt gene encoding hypoxanthine phosphoribosyltransferase gives MKNDMKEILLTEEQIQKKIKELGHTITEEYKDHFPLFVGVLKGALPFMADLVKAVDTHLEMDFMDVSSYGKSMVSSGEVKIVKDLDTKVEGRDVLIVEDIIDSGLTLSYLIELFKYRKAKSVKVVTLLDKPEGRKVDLVPDLTGFIVPDEFVVGYGLDFAERYRNLPYVGILKPEVYEG, from the coding sequence ATGAAGAACGACATGAAAGAGATTTTACTAACCGAAGAACAGATCCAGAAGAAAATTAAAGAATTAGGGCATACTATTACGGAAGAGTATAAAGACCACTTTCCTTTGTTCGTAGGTGTCTTAAAAGGTGCGCTTCCATTTATGGCTGATTTAGTTAAAGCTGTCGATACACACCTTGAAATGGATTTTATGGATGTTTCAAGTTATGGCAAAAGTATGGTTTCCTCAGGTGAAGTGAAAATCGTCAAAGATCTAGATACAAAAGTAGAAGGTCGAGATGTCCTCATTGTAGAAGATATTATTGATAGTGGTTTAACGTTAAGCTATTTAATTGAGCTTTTTAAATACCGCAAAGCAAAGTCTGTAAAAGTGGTTACCCTTCTTGATAAGCCTGAAGGAAGAAAAGTTGATTTAGTGCCGGATTTAACCGGGTTTATTGTACCAGACGAATTTGTTGTTGGGTATGGATTAGACTTCGCAGAACGCTACCGAAATTTACCGTACGTAGGCATCTTAAAGCCAGAAGTTTATGAAGGCTAA
- the ftsH gene encoding ATP-dependent zinc metalloprotease FtsH, with the protein MKGRTLRTVLILVLVMVVVIAAVNAVTSDQSETTQVRYDEFIERLEQGEVESINVQPERGVLIVTGRFTDQNEDENFSTSVFNSEVTTGFLAEIDNVEISIEPEEEQSNWFTTILFIAPFLLIVLIIIFMMSSAQGGGGGGGNRVMNFGKSKAKMVSDEKKKAKFKDVAGADEEKQELVEVVEFLKDPRRFSAIGARIPKGVLLVGPPGTGKTLLARAVAGEAGVPFFSISGSDFVEMFVGVGASRVRDLFENAKKNSPCIIFIDEIDAVGRQRGAGLGGGHDEREQTLNQLLVEMDGFSANEGIIIIAATNRADILDPALLRPGRFDRQIQVNAPDVKGREEVLHVHARNKPLREDVKLDLIAVRTPGFSGADLENLLNEAALVAARDNKKEIGMEHIEEAIDRVIAGPAKKSRVISAKEKNIVAWHEAGHTVVGVKLESADTVHKVTIVPRGMAGGYAMMLPKEDRYFMTKPELLDKIVGLLGGRVAEEVQFGEVSTGAHNDFQRATAIARKMVTEYGMSDKLGPMQFGSTSGGQVFLGRDIQNEQNYSDAIAHEIDLEVQRIIKDSYERCKQILIENKDSLDLVAQKLIELETLDAEQIQSLINEGKLPENHHANRKDDDVKVNIQSKDESEDLKGAYEETTNMEENRPASEDLNDRKE; encoded by the coding sequence ATGAAAGGACGTACGTTGCGTACTGTCTTAATTTTAGTTCTTGTCATGGTCGTTGTAATTGCTGCAGTGAATGCTGTGACAAGTGATCAATCTGAGACAACTCAAGTACGATACGATGAATTTATTGAAAGACTTGAGCAAGGCGAGGTTGAAAGCATAAACGTTCAACCAGAGCGTGGTGTTCTTATTGTAACAGGACGTTTCACAGATCAAAATGAAGATGAAAACTTCTCTACATCTGTTTTTAACTCTGAGGTTACGACTGGTTTCTTAGCAGAGATTGATAACGTTGAGATCTCTATCGAACCAGAAGAAGAGCAGAGCAACTGGTTTACAACTATATTATTTATTGCCCCATTCTTACTTATCGTCTTAATTATTATCTTTATGATGAGTTCGGCTCAAGGTGGTGGCGGCGGTGGTGGAAACCGCGTCATGAACTTTGGTAAGAGCAAAGCGAAGATGGTTAGTGATGAGAAGAAAAAAGCGAAATTTAAAGACGTTGCTGGTGCAGACGAAGAAAAGCAAGAGCTTGTTGAAGTGGTTGAATTCTTAAAAGACCCAAGACGGTTCTCGGCGATTGGCGCACGTATTCCTAAAGGTGTCCTCTTAGTAGGTCCTCCAGGTACGGGTAAAACATTGTTAGCTCGCGCTGTTGCAGGTGAAGCTGGTGTTCCTTTCTTCTCTATCAGTGGTTCTGACTTCGTTGAAATGTTTGTCGGTGTCGGTGCATCTCGTGTGCGTGACCTTTTTGAAAATGCGAAGAAAAACTCTCCTTGTATTATCTTTATTGATGAGATTGATGCAGTTGGACGCCAACGTGGAGCAGGTCTTGGTGGCGGTCACGATGAACGTGAACAAACGCTGAACCAATTGCTTGTTGAAATGGATGGTTTTAGTGCAAATGAGGGTATTATCATTATTGCTGCGACAAACCGTGCAGATATTCTCGATCCAGCGTTATTACGTCCAGGTCGTTTTGACAGACAAATTCAAGTTAATGCTCCTGACGTAAAAGGGCGTGAAGAAGTTCTTCATGTACATGCACGTAACAAGCCTTTACGCGAAGACGTTAAGCTTGATTTAATTGCTGTACGAACGCCAGGTTTCTCAGGTGCTGATTTAGAAAATCTTTTAAATGAAGCGGCACTCGTCGCTGCAAGAGATAATAAAAAAGAAATTGGTATGGAACATATTGAAGAAGCTATTGACCGTGTCATTGCTGGTCCTGCTAAGAAAAGCCGTGTGATATCCGCGAAGGAGAAAAACATTGTTGCTTGGCATGAAGCAGGTCATACTGTCGTAGGTGTGAAGCTAGAAAGTGCTGACACTGTTCATAAAGTAACAATTGTTCCACGAGGTATGGCAGGCGGGTATGCGATGATGCTTCCAAAAGAAGATCGCTACTTTATGACCAAACCTGAACTACTTGACAAGATTGTCGGACTTCTTGGTGGACGTGTAGCTGAGGAAGTGCAATTTGGAGAAGTATCTACTGGAGCTCATAATGACTTCCAACGTGCAACTGCTATTGCGAGAAAGATGGTAACAGAGTACGGCATGAGCGATAAGCTCGGACCAATGCAATTTGGTTCAACTTCTGGTGGTCAAGTTTTCTTAGGGAGAGATATCCAAAACGAGCAAAACTATTCAGATGCAATTGCCCATGAGATTGATTTAGAAGTACAGCGTATTATTAAGGACTCTTATGAGCGCTGTAAACAAATTCTTATTGAAAATAAAGATAGTCTAGACCTTGTGGCGCAAAAACTAATTGAATTAGAAACGCTAGATGCGGAACAAATTCAGTCTCTTATTAACGAAGGGAAGCTTCCTGAAAATCATCATGCAAATCGAAAAGATGATGACGTGAAAGTGAACATTCAATCAAAAGATGAGTCAGAGGATTTAAAAGGTGCTTATGAAGAGACGACGAATATGGAAGAAAATCGTCCTGCTTCCGAGGATCTGAACGATCGAAAAGAATAA
- a CDS encoding type III pantothenate kinase has protein sequence MILTIDIGNSSIVTGIFRENELETLFRMAKATEKTSDEYGMLLYSFFQHQDYSLSDVEGVILSSVVPSMMHRFKRMCRDYFNVEPVIIGPGVKTGLNILYEDPKEVGSDRIANAVAALSMYQAPCIVVDIGTATTFCYIDEKRRYRGGVIAPGPALSVDALSENASRLPRVELQKPERIINKTTLSSIHSGTYYGYLCLIDGMIERMKKEVSQPHAVVIATGGLVHLYAEDSTQIQYVDQNLTHKGLKQIYDRNK, from the coding sequence ATGATTTTAACGATTGATATTGGAAACTCATCCATTGTAACAGGAATCTTCCGGGAAAATGAGCTTGAAACCCTTTTTCGAATGGCAAAGGCGACAGAAAAAACAAGCGACGAATACGGTATGCTTCTATATAGCTTTTTTCAACATCAGGACTATTCTCTTTCAGATGTGGAAGGCGTTATTCTTTCATCGGTTGTGCCAAGTATGATGCATCGTTTTAAGCGAATGTGCAGAGACTATTTTAACGTTGAGCCAGTTATTATTGGTCCAGGTGTGAAGACAGGCCTTAATATTCTTTACGAAGACCCTAAAGAAGTAGGGTCGGATCGAATTGCGAACGCTGTTGCCGCTCTATCAATGTATCAAGCTCCTTGTATCGTGGTTGATATTGGGACGGCAACAACCTTTTGTTACATTGATGAAAAGCGCCGCTATCGTGGTGGAGTGATAGCGCCAGGTCCCGCACTGTCAGTTGATGCCTTGTCTGAAAATGCTTCTAGGCTTCCACGTGTCGAATTGCAAAAGCCGGAAAGGATTATTAATAAGACAACCCTTAGCTCCATTCATAGTGGTACATATTACGGGTATTTATGCTTAATTGATGGTATGATTGAACGCATGAAAAAAGAGGTGTCACAACCTCACGCCGTTGTGATTGCAACTGGAGGTCTTGTCCATTTGTATGCAGAAGATTCGACGCAGATTCAATACGTGGATCAAAATCTAACACATAAAGGTCTGAAGCAAATATATGATCGAAATAAGTAA